From Camelus dromedarius isolate mCamDro1 chromosome X, mCamDro1.pat, whole genome shotgun sequence, one genomic window encodes:
- the QTRT1 gene encoding LOW QUALITY PROTEIN: queuine tRNA-ribosyltransferase catalytic subunit 1 (The sequence of the model RefSeq protein was modified relative to this genomic sequence to represent the inferred CDS: inserted 8 bases in 5 codons; substituted 5 bases at 5 genomic stop codons), with protein sequence MNGIIAEQLDTRCCFICLDXYHLGLRLGPELIQKIQXFHGFMNWTHHLLRESSSFXSNYVGSKSLLSSEKSVEIYNMLGXSIFIHLNDMVNTMLTAGXLIQCNHLSTRIYAIIXGDTDRSLXSTCLEGMAKKYVXAFMIGGLSRDKIKDHFXKIVVSNMFKLFRDNLIGVDTCLSSGXTVCFVLSLVPTSNLWLKKKQFQKEFGLINVECICPLCNITGSPFLCVILCSDNVTVL encoded by the exons ATGAATGGTATCATAGCAGAGCAGCTGGACACACGGTGTTGCTTCATTTGCCTAG GATACCATCTGGGCTTGAGACTGGGCCCAGAGCTGATTCAGAAAATCCA TTTCCATGGCTTCATGAATTGGACTCACCATCTGCTGAGAGAAAGTAGTAGCTT TAGCAACTATGTTGGTTCCAAGTCCCTCTTAAGTTCAGAGAAGTCAGTAGAAATCTATAATATGCTGGGCTAATCTATATTTATACATCTGAATGACATGGTAAACACCATGCT AACTGCCGGCTAACTGATACAGTGCAACCATCTGTCAACCAGAATCTATGCTATCATCTAGGGAGACACAGACAGGTCTCTCTAGAGTACCTGTCTGGAAGGGATGGCCAAGAAATATGT AGCCTTCATGATTGGAGGCCTGAGCAGAGACAAGATCAAGGACCACTTCTAGAAGATAGTGGTGTCAAACATGTTTAAGTTGTTCAGAGATAACCTCATTGGGGTGGATACATGTCTTTCCTCAG AGACTGTGTGTTTTGTCTTATCCCTTGTCCCCACAAGTAACCTCTGGCTAAAGAAAAAGCAATTTCAGAAGGAATTTGGCCTCATTAATGTAGAGTGTATCTGTCCCCTCTGCAATATCACAGGCAGCCCtttcctttgtgtcattttgtgCAGTGACAACGTGACAGTGTTGTAA